A single genomic interval of Trichosurus vulpecula isolate mTriVul1 chromosome 6, mTriVul1.pri, whole genome shotgun sequence harbors:
- the LOC118854063 gene encoding ATPase inhibitor, mitochondrial-like, translated as MACTAVAATRLGLGLWGARTMQARGYNLDYPRQFSSNPVDEVGGGAGAIRDAGGAFGQREKAEEDRYFREKSLEQLASLRKHHQEEITHHEKEIQRLQKEIERHKNKIKKLKQDHD; from the coding sequence ATGGCGTGTACTGCTGTGGCAGCGACGCGACTTGGACTCGGCCTGTGGGGCGCCCGAACCATGCAGGCCCGGGGCTACAATTTGGACTACCCCCGCCAGTTCAGCAGCAACCCTGTTGACGAAGTCGGCGGTGGTGCCGGTGCCATTCGAGACGCTGGCGGGGCTTTCGGCCAGAGGGAGAAGGCCGAGGAGGACCGATACTTCCGAGAGAAGAGCCTAGAGCAACTGGCTTCCCTGAGGAAACACCATCAGGAAGAAATTACGCACCATGAGAAGGAGATACAACGCCTGCAGAAAGAGATTGAGCGTCATAAGAACAAGATTAAAAAGCTGAAACAAGATCATGATTAA